From the genome of Thunnus thynnus chromosome 1, fThuThy2.1, whole genome shotgun sequence, one region includes:
- the lgr4 gene encoding leucine-rich repeat-containing G-protein coupled receptor 4 — translation MRVDLFWVCLWCFLRPGATGQGQSTPAVCSPSCSCDEDGGADCSGRGLTTVPTGLSAFTYYLDLSMNNITELPAYVFKNFPYLEELRLAGNDLSFIHPEALSGLHQLKVLMLQNNQLKTVPSAALKMLHALQSLRLDANHITTVPEDSFEGLQQLRHLWLDDNNLTEVPVGSLKHQANLQALTLALNRISYIPDNAFANLTSLVVLHLHNNRIKEIGDNCFAGLVNLETLDLNFNNLVVFPRAIEALPKLKELGFHSNDIASIPEGAFHNNPLLRTIHLYDNPLSFVGASAFQNLSDLHSLMLRGASMMQDFPILTLTNNLESLTLSGTKISSIPADLCEDLKLLRTLDLSYNEIKDLPSLQGCVRLQEISFQHNHIQQIDRDTFQGLSALRLLDLSRNEIRIIHRDAFLTLTALTNLDLSMNSLTVLPTTGLSALSQLKLSGNPQMKNVLTARNLPKLRSISVPYAYQCCAFVGCDSLTSSSEDNDVKKSTGGEDVERISMIMHCSPSPGAFKPCEHLLGNWMIRLTVWFICLVSLVFNSLVLVATFSPTHRATGHSHSLTPSLSPARLLMGLLALANLLTGLYVGVLTVLDVATWGTFAEFGVWWEMGPGCQVTGALAVFSSEWAVLLLSLAAVERSVAVREILGKVLMSPRRNGGSHRGCWRGDRRFSLAAGLLGLLAAAGACLPLLTSSGQSASPLCLPFAGGESPALSVTVVLVLLNALAYLFTAAVYTQLYCQLGRVELADPEQTGALRHVAWLIFTNCIFFCPVAAFSFAPLLTGSTAGGPEIAKSVTLIFFPLPACLNPVLYVFFSPAFREDWLRLRGHGGLTREVKAGAESHRDDGGGGSELTDGGSSTHLGFDCGVYSQLCGETVVCEQCEAALHARTCSSPSSSTVCRHLVKSHSCPTLLAGAAVCQRTEGFWADSSTPSAQSEYADEGDSFVSDSSDQVQACSRACFCQSRGLPLVHYSYNIPRVKD, via the exons ACGACTTGCGGGGAATGACCTGTCCTTCATCCACCCTGAAGCCCTGTCTGGACTGCATCAGCTCAAAGTCTT GATGCTTCAGAATAATCAACTGAAGACTGTGCCCAGTGCAGCCCTGAAGATGCTTCATGCTCTCCAGTCTCT TCGCCTGGATGCAAACCATATTACCACTGTTCCAGAGGACAGTTTCGAAGGCCTTCAGCAACTGCGCCATCTGTGGTTGGATGATAACAACCTGACGGAGGTCCCCGTTGGTTCTCTGAAACACCAGGCGAACCTACAGGCTCTGACGTTGGCACTCAACCGCATCTCGTACATACCGGACAACGCCTTTGCAAACCTCACCAGTCTAGTTGTGCT gcATCTTCACAACAACAGAATTAAGGAGATAGGAGACAACTGTTTTGCTGGTCTAGTGAACCTGGAGACACT AGATCTTAATTTCAACAACCTCGTGGTTTTTCCCAGAGCAATAGAGGCCCTGCCCAAACTCAAAGAGCT TGGCTTTCACAGCAATGATATTGCTTCCATACCTGAAGGGGCCTTCCATAACAACCCCCTGCTGCGAACCAT ACATCTTTATGACAACCCTCTGTCCTTCGTGGGTGCTTCGGCTTTCCAGaatctgtctgacctccacTCACT GATGTTGCGGGGGGCCAGTATGATGCAGGACTTCCCGATCCTCACATTGACTAACAACCTTGAGAGCCT AACGTTGTCAGGAACCAAGATATCGTCCATCCCCGCTGATCTGTGTGAGGATCTCAAGTTGCTTCGGACTCT AGACCTGTCCTACAATGAGATCAAGGATCTCCCATCTCTTCAGGGCTGTGTCCGACTGCAGGAGAT AAGCTTTCAGCACAACCACATTCAACAAATTGACAGGGACACTTTTCAAGGTCTCTCTGCTCTACGTTTACT AGACCTGAGCAGAAATGAAATCAGAATCATCCACAGAGATGCTTTCCTCACCCTCACTGCACTCACCAACCT AGATCTGAGCATGAACTCTCTGACAGTGCTTCCAACAACTGGACTGAGCGCCCTCAGTCAACTGAAACTCTCAGGGAACCCGCAGATGAAAAATGTGCTGACTGCGAGAAACTTACCCAAACTCAg gtCCATCTCTGTCCCATACGCCTACCAGTGTTGTGCATTTGTTGGATGTGACTCACTAACGAGTTCTTCTGAGGATAATGACGTAAAGAAATCAACAG GTGGGGAGGATGTGGAAAGAATCTCAATGATTATGCATTGCTCTCCTTCACCAG GAGCCTTTAAACCTTGTGAGCACCTCCTGGGCAACTGGATGATTCGTCTGACAGTCTGGTTCATCTGCTTGGTGTCCCTGGTCTTTAACAGCCTGGTGCTGGTAGCCACCTTCTCCCCCACACACCGAGCCACAGGCCATTCCCACTCCCTgaccccatctctctctccagcgAGGCTACTGATGGGACTGCTGGCGCTGGCCAACCTGCTGACAGGCCTGTATGTCGGCGTGCTAACCGTGCTTGACGTCGCCACCTGGGGCACCTTTGCTGAGTTCGGTGTGTGGTGGGAGATGGGGCCCGGCTGTCAGGTCACGGGAGCTCTGGCCGTCTTCTCGTCGGAGTGGGCGGTCCTGTTACTCTCGCTGGCAGCCGTGGAGCGCAGCGTGGCCGTGCGGGAGATTCTCGGGAAGGTACTGATGTCACCCAGGAGGAACGGCGGCAGTCATCGCGGATGCTGGAGAGGAGATCGACGCTTCAGCCTCGCTGCAGGACTCCTGgggctgctggctgctgctggagcCTGTCTGCCTCTCCTCACCTCCAGTGGCCAgtctgcctctcctctctgcctgccCTTCGCTGGTGGCGAGAGTCCAGCTCTGAGTGTCACAGTCGTTCTGGTGCTGCTCAACGCGCTGGCTTACctgttcactgcagctgtgTACACTCAGCTGTACTGCCAACTGGGCAGGGTGGAGCTGGCAGACCCAGAGCAGACAGGTGCCCTGCGCCATGTAGCCTGGCTTATCTTCACCAATTGCATCTTCTTCTGCCCTGTAGCAGCTTTCTCCTTCGCTCCTCTCTTGACTGGCTCTACAGCCGGTGGCCCAGAGATTGCCAAGTCTGTCACTCTCATTTTCTTCCCGCTGCCTGCGTGCCTCAACCCAGTGCTGTACGTGTTCTTCAGCCCGGCCTTCAGGGAGGACTGGCTGAGGCTACGCGGCCACGGAGGTCTGACCAGGGAGGTGAAGGCTGGCGCGGAAAGTCACAGAGATGATGGTGGCGGAGGGTCGGAGCTCACGGACGGAGGCTCCTCCACTCACCTAGGCTTTGACTGTGGGGTGTACTCACAGCTTTGTGGAGAGACAGTTGTATGTGAACAGTGTGAGGCAGCACTGCATGCCAGGACCTGCTCCTCCCCCTCATCCTCCACAGTCTGTAGACACTTGGTAAAGTCTCATAGCTGTCCCACCCTCTTGGCGGGAGCTGCGGTGTGCCAGCGCACCGAGGGGTTTTGGGCAGACAGCAGCACACCCTCCGCTCAGTCTGAGTACGCGGACGAGGGGGACTCGTTTGTGTCGGACAGCTCAGACCAGGTTCAGGCCTGCAGCAGAGCCTGTTTCTGTCAGAGCAGAGGCCTTCCTCTCGTACACTACTCATACAACATACCTCGAGTCAAAGACTAA